The Paenibacillus sp. RC334 nucleotide sequence AAGCCGATAACATCCGGTGTGACAAAATACAGCGGCTGCCCCAGCATACCCGCCTCTGCCTCAATCCCGCCGACGCCCCAGCCTACAACACCCAGACCGTTAATCATCGTCGTATGGGAATCCGTTCCGACGAGGGAATCCGGGAAGACGACGGTTTCGCCGTCAATGGTTTTGGTGGCGGCCACGGATGCCAGATACTCCAGATTGACCTGATGGACGATACCAGTGGACGGCGGCACGGCACGGAAGTTGTTGAACGCCGTTTGCGCCCAGCGCAGAAAACGGTACCGTTCCTCGTTACGCTCAAATTCTACATTAATATTATAGTCCAGCGCTTCACTGGTACCGAAAGCATCGACCATAACCGAGTGGTCGATAACAAGATCGACGGGTACGAGCGGATTGATTTGTTTCGGGTCGCCGCCCGCTTTTTTCACAGTATCGCGCATGGCTGCCAAATCGACAACCACCGGAACGCCAGTAAAATCCTGAAGCACGATGCGTGCAGGGATGAATGGAATTTCCTTGTTGGTGTCACGATCCTCAGCCCAGCCTGTAAGCTGCTGCACATGCTCCTCAGTAATTGCGCGTCCATCGAATTGGCGCACAGCGGCTTCCAGCAACACTTTAATGGAGAAAGGCAGCTTGGCGATACCGTTTTTTCCTTGTTCCTCCAGTGCCTTGAGACTGTAATAACGGTAAGGCTTGCCGTTAACTTCGAGACTGCGGGCAATGGAGAATTGATCTTTTCCTGACATAAGTATTACCTCCTTGAAGTGGATGCTTGGGGAAAATAGGGATGTCGTTTTTTCGACGTCTTGCACAGTTGGTTTAATTTGGTTACGCTCTCATGAAAGCAGCATGGCTGATTTGAAGAATAACCGATTAACCTAAGGATAACCGTTATTTTCATAATAGAGGAGAAGAAGATTTCTAATGGTTTCATTAGGTGAAACCTAATTTCAAAATAATGTTTCTGAATTAAGTATACCGTTTTCAATCGATTCCGTAAAGTTTTTTTGGCCTAATTTATGTGCCGAAGCCTGGAAAATAAAACGTTCCTCTTTCTCGTGTTTCCGTGTTCATACCAAGCTTTAGAGATTCATACTTATAGATAGAGAGCCATATCAGGCTATAGAGGGAAGTAAGAAAGTTATTCAGTATTCCGGCTATTCCCAAACAGGGATGGCGGGACGGAAATGGAGGGACAGGGATGGGGGAGCGGGAATGGAAGCAAGCCCTTTTTGCTTATGTGAACCAATATAACCGGAGTGAGGTGAACGGCGCTCCGCAGCCGGATGAATATCTGGAGGTAGGCCAGCGGATGGAGCGCGCGGCCCGTACGGCCAGATTGGAACAGTGGTATAACGAGCGGAACGCCGCTCCCTTACGTAGTGAAACACGCGCCAAGCCGCTGCGAATTGTACAGGATACGCCAGAGGAGGCTGTGGTGGATGTACAACTGCATGTCCGGCTCTTTTACGAAAAAGGCGGGATGACTCACCGGGAGGATCGGATTGAACGGGAACGTCTGACGTTCACGCGTGAGGGGGAAGCCTGGCAGGTAGCAAGAATCGAGCGTGATCCGGCAGAAAGGAAGCCAGCGGGGGGAGAGGTTCCTTTTGAACAGGCTTCGTTTAATCAGGGAGGGAATCTGCCGCTGCTGAATCAAGGTGTACTGGGCTTTGGCTCATCAGCACGCCCCAGCCGATATCGCCGGGAAGAGGCGGCAGCCTATGCGGATCAGTGGTGGGATAGCTTCAACCCGGAGTTTGAAGGTTTTGATGTGGATTGCACCAATTATATCTCGCAATGCCTCTTT carries:
- a CDS encoding amidase domain-containing protein, whose amino-acid sequence is MGEREWKQALFAYVNQYNRSEVNGAPQPDEYLEVGQRMERAARTARLEQWYNERNAAPLRSETRAKPLRIVQDTPEEAVVDVQLHVRLFYEKGGMTHREDRIERERLTFTREGEAWQVARIERDPAERKPAGGEVPFEQASFNQGGNLPLLNQGVLGFGSSARPSRYRREEAAAYADQWWDSFNPEFEGFDVDCTNYISQCLFAGGAPIHYTGKRESGWWYKGRVAGRELWSYSWAVSNSLERYLGSSSWGLTAEQVSRPEQLMLGDVIFYDWDGDGIFQHSTVVTAFDAGGMPLVNAHTVSSRHRYWDYKNSYAWTDNTVYRFYHIADYF